DNA sequence from the Pirellulales bacterium genome:
GAGTGCTACCCGGCAATGATCGCGCAAGTCAAACAGCAGCCGGACCGCTTTCGCTGGGACTTTTTTCGCGATCCTGACCACCTGGTGGAATACCGCCTGGCGGCCATGAGCCGGTTTCTGGCGGATTATGAAAGTGGCGAGGCCGAAGGCCGGTACGTGGCTGCGGCGCTACCGCGGTTGCCGTTTGCCGATCGTGCCTTCGAAATCGCGCTCTCGTCGCATTTTCTGTTCCTGTACTCCTCGCACTTTGATGCCGATTTTCATCGCCGGTCGATCGTGGAGATGCTGCGAGTCGCAGGCGAGGTGCGAGTCTTTCCCCTCTTGGATCTGAATGGTCGCGCAAGCGCACACGTTCAGACGGTGACCGACTATCTCGTTGCACGCGGCTACCAGGTCGAGATCTGCCGGGTGGCCTACGAATTCCAGCGCGGCGGGCATGAGATGCTGCGGCTGGGCCGTCGCTAAGTCGCGTTCTCAAGCCGTCAGCGGTTTACGGCGAAGAAATCGGCTTGATGTCTGATTTCCGGACCGGTTTTGACTGATCCGAGCGTCGCGGGCGGCGCCGGCCCCTAGGCGAATCCACGTCGAAGCGCCATAATGCGGGGCTACAGCCGCAGGCCCGAGCGATGCCGGGGGCCGCCTTCTCGCACCCGCGCTCTCGTTCGCGCCGCGGAACGCCCACGCGACCGTTCGCCGCCGTGTCTACAGAGTCAACCGGAGGTGCCGCATGCGAGACAAGTTGCAATACGAGGGGATCACGTTCGACGACGTCTTGCTGGAGCCGCGCTTTAGCGAAGTCATTCCCGGCGAATGCGACGTCTCGACCCGGCTCACGCGGCGCATCAAGCTCAACATCCCCTTGCTCTCCTCGCCGATGGACACGGTCACCGAAAGTGACATGGCCATCGCCCTGGCCCAAGAGGGCGGGCTGGGGGTCATTCACAAGAACATGTCGATCGACGACCAGACCAAGGAAGTCGACAAGGTCAAGCGCAGCGCCAACGGCATCATCTTCGACCCCGTTACGCTTCCTCCCGATGCTACCGTCGGCAAAGCGCGCGAGATCATGGCCCAGCATAACGTGTCGGGCTTGCCGATCACCGAGCCTTCGGGC
Encoded proteins:
- a CDS encoding IMP dehydrogenase; protein product: MRDKLQYEGITFDDVLLEPRFSEVIPGECDVSTRLTRRIKLNIPLLSSPMDTVTESDMAIALAQEGGLGVIHKNMSIDDQTKEVDKVKRSANGIIFDPVTLPPDATVGKAREIMAQHNVSGLPITEPSGRLAGILTRRDLRFLEASDIRIAEVMTREHLVTATGNVSLEEAEKILMANKVEKLLLVDENNRLTGLITIKD